The Geomonas ferrireducens DNA segment CCCGAGCAGATGCCCGGGCTGGAACTGAAGCGGGCCATGGAGCGCATCGGGGACGGTCGGCTTTTGAAAAAGCTGCTGGTGAGTTTCCGCAAGGAGAACGCGGCGATGGTCGATGAGATCGGGGCGGCGGCCTCGGTCGCGGATCTGAAGCTCGCCCGGCGCCTCATACACACCGTGAAAGGAACCGCGGGGAACCTGGGCGCCACCAGGCTCGGGAGTGCCGCTGCCTCCCTCGAGATTGCGCTGCGCGGCGAAGACGCTTCGCTTGTGCACCAGACCCTGGAGAGCTTTGCGGAAAAGCTCACCGAGGTGCTCGATTCCATCCGGCAGCTTGAAGAGCAGTGGGGCATTCACGGAGCGGAAAGACGTAACGTGAAGATCGCCTGTGACGACCTGGAACAGGTGGCGGCGCTCTCCCGGACCCTGGACCGCCTGCTGCAGAGTCAGAACATGAGCGCGCTCGCGGTTTGGGAGGAGATGCGCCCGCTTCTTTCCGGGGAGCTTGCGCAACGGCTGGACCAAACGCTGCAGATGCTCGATTTCGGGGACGCAGGCGCGGTCCTGAGGGAAATTATGGAAGAGCTGGAGATCACGCTATGAACCTTAGAAGTCAGATGAAGAGGCACAAGATCCTGATCGTGGACGACACCGCCGCGAATATCGAGATCCTGTACAAGATCCTCAAGGAAAACTACGACATCCTCTTCGCCAAAAGCGGGGCGGACGGCATCCGGATGGTGCAGGAACAGCATCCCGACCTGGTCCTTTTGGACATCATGATGCCGGACATGGACGGCTACGAGGTCTGCTCGCTGTTGAAGCAGGACCGGGCGACGGCCCGGATCCCGGTGGTGTTCGTTACGGCGATGGGGAACGACGAGGACGAGGCGCGCGGGCTGGAACTTGGCGCCATCGATTACCTTACCAAGCCGATCCGCCCGCACATCGTCCTGGCCCGGGTGCGCAACCACCTGGAGCTGAAGCACAGGGGCGATCTTCTGGAACGGCTCACCCGCGAGCTCGAGGAGAAGAACCGGACCCTGGACGTCCTCGCGCGCAAGGACGGGCTCACCGGCGTCTCCAACCGGCGCAATTTCGACGAGGTGCTGAATTCCGAGGTGCAGCGCGCCATGCGCAACAGCCGCAACCTCTCCCTCATCCTGTGCGACATCGACCACTTCAAGAGGTTCAACGACCTCTACGGTCACATGGCGGGGGACAAGTGTCTGCAGCTCATGGGGGAACTTCTGCGGGATACCTTCAAGAGGGCGGGGGAGGTTGTGGCGCGCTACGGCGGCGAGGAATTCGCCGTCATCCTGCCGGACACGAGCGCCGAACTTGCCGGGCACATGGCGGAGCGGCTGAGGCTCGCGCTTTTATCGCAGGCGCTGCCGCACGGTCATTCCGAGCACCACGTGGTGACGCTCAGTGCCGGGGTGGCGGGGACGCTCGTCGAGCGGGCGAATACCCTGGAGTGGTTCCTGGGACGCGCCGACCAGGCGCTGTACCGCTCCAAAGCCGAGGG contains these protein-coding regions:
- a CDS encoding diguanylate cyclase, with product MNLRSQMKRHKILIVDDTAANIEILYKILKENYDILFAKSGADGIRMVQEQHPDLVLLDIMMPDMDGYEVCSLLKQDRATARIPVVFVTAMGNDEDEARGLELGAIDYLTKPIRPHIVLARVRNHLELKHRGDLLERLTRELEEKNRTLDVLARKDGLTGVSNRRNFDEVLNSEVQRAMRNSRNLSLILCDIDHFKRFNDLYGHMAGDKCLQLMGELLRDTFKRAGEVVARYGGEEFAVILPDTSAELAGHMAERLRLALLSQALPHGHSEHHVVTLSAGVAGTLVERANTLEWFLGRADQALYRSKAEGRNRVTVAAAEADA